The following DNA comes from Streptococcus canis.
AGCGAAGGCTAGGGACTCTTGTCCTAGTCTCTTGATAGAGGGATTATGAGTTTTTTAGAACATTATAAGTCAGGTAACTTGGTACTTCCAAGTACCTTGCTTTTTCATTACAAGGATATTTTTAAGAGCTCAGATGATTTTTTAGTCTGGCAATTTTTCTATCTACAAAATACGACAAAGCGTGATGATTTAGCTCCCAGTCAGATCGCCAATGCCCTAGGCAAATCAGTGGCAGATATTAATAAAATCATTTCATCTTTGACTAGCCAAGAGTTATTGGATATGAAAACCATTGAACTGGCTGGAGAAATAGAGATTATTTTTGACGCTAGCCCAGTCTTGGCTAAGTTAGACCAGCTCGTAGCTAAACAAACTGCTGCTGAGGCCACTCATCAAGAAGAACCTAATCATTTCAAACATCTCGTTGATGACTTTGAACGTGAGTTGGGACGCTTTTTGAGTCCTTTTGAGCTAGAAGATTTGGAAAAATCTCTTCATGATGATAAAACGGATCCTGATTTGATCCGAGAAGCTCTTAAAGAAGCTGTTTTCAATGGCAAAACTAACTGGAAATACATTCAGGCTATTTTACGTAATTGGCGAAAAGAAGGCATTGTTAACCTTAGACAAGTAGAAGAGCGAAAACGGGCAAGAGAAGATCAGAATGCTTCTCAGGTTAGCGTATCTGATGATTTTCTTGCGGCCATGAACCTTTGGAGTGATTCATGAGAATAGGGAAAGAACGCTTACGCAAAGTTTTAGCCTTGATTGCTGAGATGTTTCCTAAAGCCAGAGGAGAGTTGGATTGGGAGAGCCCATTTCAACTCTTAATTGCTGTGATTCTATCAGCACAGACTACTGATAAGGCAGTTAATAAAATCACACCAGTCCTTTGGGCTAAATATCCTGAAATAGAGGATTTAGCCTCTGCAAATGTGGCAGATGTTGAAAATTGTCTACGGACCATAGGCCTCTATAAAAATAAAGCCAAAAATATCATTAAAACAGCCCAAGCTATTTTAACCAATTTTGGTGGTCAAGTGCCAAAAACACACAAAGAATTAGAATCTTTGCCAGGAGTTGGCCGTAAAACCGCTAATGTTGTCTTGGCAGAAGTTTATGGTGTGCCAGCAATTGCGGTGGATACTCACGTCTCAAGAGTGGCCAAACGATTGAATGTGTCAGCTCCTGATGCGGATGTGACCGAAATTGAGCAAGATTTGATGGCTAAGATCCCTAAAAAAGATTGGATTATCACTCATCACCGCTTGATTTTCTTTGGTCGCTATCATTGCTTGGCTAAAAATCCCAAATGTGCGATTTGCCCCGTTCAAAGCTACTGCAGATACTATAAAGATACTTATGGAAAATCGAAGGCCTAGCCTTTGGTTTTCTTTTTTTATGGGGATAATTTTGCTATAATAGAACCATTACGTTTTAGAAAGAAGTCAAAATGGACAGTCATTTATCAAATCGTTTAGCTCAAGTTGCGACCTATGTTCCAAAAGGTGCCAAGCTTTTAGATGTTGGCAGCGACCATGCCTACCTCCCTATATTTTTGGTAGAAACCAATCAAATTTCAGCAGCCATTGCTGGTGAAGTGGTTAAGGGCCCCTATGAATCTGCTCTTAAAAATGTCACTCAGTCTGGCCTTGCCGATCATATTCAGGTACGCTTGGCC
Coding sequences within:
- a CDS encoding DnaD domain-containing protein, producing MSFLEHYKSGNLVLPSTLLFHYKDIFKSSDDFLVWQFFYLQNTTKRDDLAPSQIANALGKSVADINKIISSLTSQELLDMKTIELAGEIEIIFDASPVLAKLDQLVAKQTAAEATHQEEPNHFKHLVDDFERELGRFLSPFELEDLEKSLHDDKTDPDLIREALKEAVFNGKTNWKYIQAILRNWRKEGIVNLRQVEERKRAREDQNASQVSVSDDFLAAMNLWSDS
- the nth gene encoding endonuclease III, translating into MRIGKERLRKVLALIAEMFPKARGELDWESPFQLLIAVILSAQTTDKAVNKITPVLWAKYPEIEDLASANVADVENCLRTIGLYKNKAKNIIKTAQAILTNFGGQVPKTHKELESLPGVGRKTANVVLAEVYGVPAIAVDTHVSRVAKRLNVSAPDADVTEIEQDLMAKIPKKDWIITHHRLIFFGRYHCLAKNPKCAICPVQSYCRYYKDTYGKSKA